One genomic window of Salvelinus alpinus chromosome 9, SLU_Salpinus.1, whole genome shotgun sequence includes the following:
- the LOC139584603 gene encoding transcription factor Maf-like, with protein MSQQPALTGAAQPLWRTAFSSSRMASELAMSNSDLPTSPLAMEYVNDFDLMKFEVKKEPVEPDRSISQCSRLIAGGSLSSTPMSTPCSSVPPSPSFSAPSPGSGSEQKAHLEDFYWMSGYQQQLNPEALGFSPEDAVEALISSSHHLQSFDGYARGQQFAGVAGAGGGMAGEEMGSAAAVVSAVIAAAAAQNGGPHHHHHHHTGGHHPSTGVPSNVSSAGSHQHIGHLDLDLDDRFSDDQLVTMSVRELNRQLRGVSKEEVIRLKQKRRTLKNRGYAQSCRYKRVQQRHVLEGEKTQLIQQVDHLKAEISRLARERDAYKDKYEKLITNGCRENGSDNTPSSPEFFMTSRKFLHL; from the exons ATGTCACAGCAGCCCGCTTTGACAGGTGCTGCTCAGCCCCTTTGGAGGACTGCTTTCAGCAGCAGCAGGATGGCATCAGAACTGGCAATGAGCAACTCCGACCTGCCCACCAGTCCCCTGGCCATGGAATATGTTAATGACTTCGATCTGATGAAGTTTGAAGTGAAAAAGGAGCCGGTGGAGCCGGATCGCAGCATCAGCCAGTGCAGCCGCCTGATCGCCGGGGGATCCTTGTCTTCCACCCCGATGAGCACGCCTTGCAGCTCGGTTCCCCCTTCCCCAAGCTTTTCGGCGCCCAGCCCGGGCTCCGGGAGCGAGCAGAAGGCTCACCTGGAGGATTTCTACTGGATGAGCGGCTACCAACAGCAGCTGAATCCCGAAGCGCTGGGCTTCAGCCCCGAAGACGCGGTAGAGGCGCTGATCAGCAGCAGCCACCATCTCCAGTCCTTCGATGGCTATGCTAGAGGGCAGCAGTTCGCCGGGGTGGCCGGGGCAGGAGGCGGCATGGCCGGGGAGGAGATGGGCTCAGCAGCCGCTGTGGTATCCGCTGTTATCGCTGCAGCGGCAGCGCAGAACGGAGgtccccaccaccatcaccaccaccacaccggGGGACACCACCCCTCCACCGGGGTCCCGTCCAACGTCAGTTCGGCAGGCAGCCACCAGCACATAGGACACCTGGACCTGGACCTGGACGACCGGTTTTCGGACGACCAGCTGGTGACCATGTCAGTACGGGAGCTGAACCGACAACTGCGCGGGGTCAGCAAGGAGGAGGTGATCCGGCTGAAACAGAAGAGGAGGACCCTAAAGAACAGAGGCTATGCCCAGTCCTGCCGCTACAAGCGGGTCCAGCAGAGACATGTTCTGGAGGGCGAGAAGACGCAGCTGATCCAGCAGGTGGACCACCTCAAGGCGGAGATATCGCGGCTGGCCAGGGAGCGAGACGCATACAAGGACAAGTACGAGAAGCTCATAACCAACGGCTGCAGGGAAAACGGATCTGACAACACCCCATCGTCCCCAGAGTTTTTCAT GACGTCGAGAAAGTTCCTCCATCTGTGA